A region from the Osmerus eperlanus chromosome 11, fOsmEpe2.1, whole genome shotgun sequence genome encodes:
- the tfdp2 gene encoding transcription factor Dp-2 isoform X2 — protein sequence MANSVEAATICGDLKAFLSNNQNLPKGVSLVTQTNYSPATKITLGAVNANVGSQMIISTPQRVPHAGSIIISSPFTHAPSMVAPGRPQDPNEWTPGAKKRTHEYLDPYFSDRDGLFSGDSSASKRMRKGDKNGKGLRHFSMKVCEKVQKKGTTSYNEVADELVAEFTSAGSVMPTDSVYDQKNIRRRVYDALNVLMAMNIISKEKKEIRWIGLPTNSAQECQTLEVEKQKRLERIRQKKVQLEELILQQIAFKNLVQRNKACEAASQAPPPSGSVIQLPFIILNTDVRTVIDCSISSDKCEYLFNFDNTFEIHDDIEILKRMGMSLGLESGKCTPEGFRVAKSLVPKSLESYVAGMTRGSQLSVTGSLDSSSLNGRRSHSSTVRSFASEPRGQTPSFFNEEEEEEEEDDEDEPSSPE from the exons GAGTATCCTTAGTGACTCAGACAAACTACAGCCCGGCAACTAAGATCACTCTAGGAGCAGTCAACGCCAATGTGGGGTCCCAGATG atcaTCAGCACGCCACAGAGAGTTCCGCACGCAGGTAGCATCATCATAAGCAGCCCGTTCACTCACGCTCCCAGCATGGTGGCCCCGGGACGCCCGCAGGACCCTAACGAGTGGACCCCGGG GGCCAAGAAACGCACACACGAGTACCTGGACCCATATTTCTCAGACCG GGACGGGCTCTTCTCAGGAGACTCCTCAGCCAG caagaggatgaggaagggagaCAAGAACGGCAAGGGCCTGAGGCACTTCTCCATGAAGGTGTGCGAGAAGGTGCAGAAGAAGGGAACCACGTCCTACAACGAGGTGGCAGACGAGCTGGTGGCCGAGTTCACCAGCGCCGGCAGCGTGATGCCCACCGACTCG GTGTACGACCAGAAGAACATCCGCCGACGTGTCTACGACGCCCTGAACGTGCTGATGGCCATGAACATCATCtccaaggagaagaaggagatccGCTGGATCGGCCTGCCCACCAACTCTGCCCAGGAGTGCCAGACCCTGGAG GTGGAGAAACAGAAACGCTTGGAGAGAATCCGTCAGAAGAAAGTCCAGCTGGAGGAACTCATACTACAG CAAATAGCCTTTAAAAACCTGGTTCAGAGGAACAAAGCGTGCGAAGCTGCCAGCCAAGCCCCGCCCCCTTCTGGGTCTGTCATTCAGCTGCCTTTCATCATCCTCAACACAGACGTCCGGACAGTCATAGACTGCTCCATCTCCAGCGACAA GTGTGAATACCTCTTCAACTTTGACAACACATTCGAGATCCATGACGACATCGAGATTCTGAAGCGCATGGGCATGTCTCTGGGTTTGGAGAGTGGAAAGTGTACGCCAGAGGGGTTCAGAGTGGCCAAATCTCTCGTGCCAAAGTCTTTGGAGTCCTACGTCGCAG GCATGACCAGGGGCAGCCAGCTCTCTGTGACAGGCAGCCTGGACTCCTCCTCTCTGAACGGCAGGAGGAGCCACAGCAGCACCGTCCGCTCCTTCGCCTCAGAGCCCCGTGGTCAGACCCCCAGCTTCTtcaacgaggaggaggaggaggaggaggaagacgacgAGGACGAGCCCTCCTCCCCAGAATGA
- the tfdp2 gene encoding transcription factor Dp-2 isoform X3 has product MCEEGSGSLAARAERHVLCTSGVSLVTQTNYSPATKITLGAVNANVGSQMIISTPQRVPHAGSIIISSPFTHAPSMVAPGRPQDPNEWTPGAKKRTHEYLDPYFSDRDGLFSGDSSASKRMRKGDKNGKGLRHFSMKVCEKVQKKGTTSYNEVADELVAEFTSAGSVMPTDSQVYDQKNIRRRVYDALNVLMAMNIISKEKKEIRWIGLPTNSAQECQTLEVEKQKRLERIRQKKVQLEELILQQIAFKNLVQRNKACEAASQAPPPSGSVIQLPFIILNTDVRTVIDCSISSDKCEYLFNFDNTFEIHDDIEILKRMGMSLGLESGKCTPEGFRVAKSLVPKSLESYVAGMTRGSQLSVTGSLDSSSLNGRRSHSSTVRSFASEPRGQTPSFFNEEEEEEEEDDEDEPSSPE; this is encoded by the exons GAGTATCCTTAGTGACTCAGACAAACTACAGCCCGGCAACTAAGATCACTCTAGGAGCAGTCAACGCCAATGTGGGGTCCCAGATG atcaTCAGCACGCCACAGAGAGTTCCGCACGCAGGTAGCATCATCATAAGCAGCCCGTTCACTCACGCTCCCAGCATGGTGGCCCCGGGACGCCCGCAGGACCCTAACGAGTGGACCCCGGG GGCCAAGAAACGCACACACGAGTACCTGGACCCATATTTCTCAGACCG GGACGGGCTCTTCTCAGGAGACTCCTCAGCCAG caagaggatgaggaagggagaCAAGAACGGCAAGGGCCTGAGGCACTTCTCCATGAAGGTGTGCGAGAAGGTGCAGAAGAAGGGAACCACGTCCTACAACGAGGTGGCAGACGAGCTGGTGGCCGAGTTCACCAGCGCCGGCAGCGTGATGCCCACCGACTCG cagGTGTACGACCAGAAGAACATCCGCCGACGTGTCTACGACGCCCTGAACGTGCTGATGGCCATGAACATCATCtccaaggagaagaaggagatccGCTGGATCGGCCTGCCCACCAACTCTGCCCAGGAGTGCCAGACCCTGGAG GTGGAGAAACAGAAACGCTTGGAGAGAATCCGTCAGAAGAAAGTCCAGCTGGAGGAACTCATACTACAG CAAATAGCCTTTAAAAACCTGGTTCAGAGGAACAAAGCGTGCGAAGCTGCCAGCCAAGCCCCGCCCCCTTCTGGGTCTGTCATTCAGCTGCCTTTCATCATCCTCAACACAGACGTCCGGACAGTCATAGACTGCTCCATCTCCAGCGACAA GTGTGAATACCTCTTCAACTTTGACAACACATTCGAGATCCATGACGACATCGAGATTCTGAAGCGCATGGGCATGTCTCTGGGTTTGGAGAGTGGAAAGTGTACGCCAGAGGGGTTCAGAGTGGCCAAATCTCTCGTGCCAAAGTCTTTGGAGTCCTACGTCGCAG GCATGACCAGGGGCAGCCAGCTCTCTGTGACAGGCAGCCTGGACTCCTCCTCTCTGAACGGCAGGAGGAGCCACAGCAGCACCGTCCGCTCCTTCGCCTCAGAGCCCCGTGGTCAGACCCCCAGCTTCTtcaacgaggaggaggaggaggaggaggaagacgacgAGGACGAGCCCTCCTCCCCAGAATGA
- the tfdp2 gene encoding transcription factor Dp-2 isoform X1: MANSVEAATICGDLKAFLSNNQNLPKGVSLVTQTNYSPATKITLGAVNANVGSQMIISTPQRVPHAGSIIISSPFTHAPSMVAPGRPQDPNEWTPGAKKRTHEYLDPYFSDRDGLFSGDSSASKRMRKGDKNGKGLRHFSMKVCEKVQKKGTTSYNEVADELVAEFTSAGSVMPTDSQVYDQKNIRRRVYDALNVLMAMNIISKEKKEIRWIGLPTNSAQECQTLEVEKQKRLERIRQKKVQLEELILQQIAFKNLVQRNKACEAASQAPPPSGSVIQLPFIILNTDVRTVIDCSISSDKCEYLFNFDNTFEIHDDIEILKRMGMSLGLESGKCTPEGFRVAKSLVPKSLESYVAGMTRGSQLSVTGSLDSSSLNGRRSHSSTVRSFASEPRGQTPSFFNEEEEEEEEDDEDEPSSPE, from the exons GAGTATCCTTAGTGACTCAGACAAACTACAGCCCGGCAACTAAGATCACTCTAGGAGCAGTCAACGCCAATGTGGGGTCCCAGATG atcaTCAGCACGCCACAGAGAGTTCCGCACGCAGGTAGCATCATCATAAGCAGCCCGTTCACTCACGCTCCCAGCATGGTGGCCCCGGGACGCCCGCAGGACCCTAACGAGTGGACCCCGGG GGCCAAGAAACGCACACACGAGTACCTGGACCCATATTTCTCAGACCG GGACGGGCTCTTCTCAGGAGACTCCTCAGCCAG caagaggatgaggaagggagaCAAGAACGGCAAGGGCCTGAGGCACTTCTCCATGAAGGTGTGCGAGAAGGTGCAGAAGAAGGGAACCACGTCCTACAACGAGGTGGCAGACGAGCTGGTGGCCGAGTTCACCAGCGCCGGCAGCGTGATGCCCACCGACTCG cagGTGTACGACCAGAAGAACATCCGCCGACGTGTCTACGACGCCCTGAACGTGCTGATGGCCATGAACATCATCtccaaggagaagaaggagatccGCTGGATCGGCCTGCCCACCAACTCTGCCCAGGAGTGCCAGACCCTGGAG GTGGAGAAACAGAAACGCTTGGAGAGAATCCGTCAGAAGAAAGTCCAGCTGGAGGAACTCATACTACAG CAAATAGCCTTTAAAAACCTGGTTCAGAGGAACAAAGCGTGCGAAGCTGCCAGCCAAGCCCCGCCCCCTTCTGGGTCTGTCATTCAGCTGCCTTTCATCATCCTCAACACAGACGTCCGGACAGTCATAGACTGCTCCATCTCCAGCGACAA GTGTGAATACCTCTTCAACTTTGACAACACATTCGAGATCCATGACGACATCGAGATTCTGAAGCGCATGGGCATGTCTCTGGGTTTGGAGAGTGGAAAGTGTACGCCAGAGGGGTTCAGAGTGGCCAAATCTCTCGTGCCAAAGTCTTTGGAGTCCTACGTCGCAG GCATGACCAGGGGCAGCCAGCTCTCTGTGACAGGCAGCCTGGACTCCTCCTCTCTGAACGGCAGGAGGAGCCACAGCAGCACCGTCCGCTCCTTCGCCTCAGAGCCCCGTGGTCAGACCCCCAGCTTCTtcaacgaggaggaggaggaggaggaggaagacgacgAGGACGAGCCCTCCTCCCCAGAATGA